In Geobacter sp., a single window of DNA contains:
- a CDS encoding NifU family protein: protein MIEEVKKVLEQVRPALQADGGDVELVEVTEDGVVKVRLKGACGSCPMSTMTLKMGIERTLMEKVPGVKEVVGV, encoded by the coding sequence ATGATCGAAGAGGTAAAAAAGGTATTGGAACAGGTCCGGCCCGCCCTGCAGGCCGACGGCGGCGATGTGGAACTGGTGGAAGTTACCGAGGATGGCGTGGTCAAGGTGCGGCTCAAGGGGGCCTGCGGATCGTGCCCCATGTCCACCATGACCCTCAAGATGGGGATCGAGCGAACCCTCATGGAGAAGGTACCCGGCGTCAAGGAAGTGGTCGGCGTCTGA
- the cls gene encoding cardiolipin synthase, whose translation MSLIRRRTRRGFPRTRHFLGRFRKSTEASVTQGNLVELFPDGGAFFPSFFASLQTAQRTISLEFYIIRDDAIGQQMAELLVDAVRRGVTVSLLYDYIGSFETMSAFFRRLEEAGVTCRAFNPPPFRRGLGWFDKRDHRKIAVIDGTMAFAGGMNIGDEYAGFGEDRQRWRDVGIRITGPAVLELQRLFCENWADETGANPAGCDRIPSRLPQGGDATVHIVSGGPHHTRSFIRNAFRLAIAGASRSITIANPYFVPGPRLIRSLLRASRRGVRIRLILPAVNDVPLVRLVSRSTYSSLLRAGIEIYEREGTVLHAKVMSIDGCWSIIGSANLDQRSFHRNFEVNLIVDSRAFGCQVDVMLGMDLAKSKRVILEEHERRGWLIRMLERLCSPISWFL comes from the coding sequence ATGAGTCTGATCCGGCGCAGAACGCGGCGCGGCTTTCCACGCACCCGGCATTTCCTCGGCAGATTCAGGAAAAGCACGGAGGCGTCCGTCACCCAGGGGAATCTGGTGGAGCTTTTTCCCGACGGCGGCGCGTTTTTCCCATCGTTTTTCGCCTCTCTGCAGACTGCGCAACGGACAATCTCCCTTGAATTTTACATCATTCGCGACGACGCCATCGGGCAACAGATGGCCGAACTGTTGGTCGATGCGGTGCGGCGCGGCGTCACGGTTTCTCTCCTGTACGACTACATCGGCAGTTTCGAGACGATGAGCGCCTTTTTCCGGCGACTCGAAGAGGCAGGGGTCACCTGCCGCGCCTTCAACCCACCCCCTTTCCGTCGCGGGCTTGGCTGGTTCGACAAGCGCGACCATCGCAAGATTGCCGTCATCGACGGGACCATGGCCTTTGCCGGAGGGATGAACATCGGCGACGAGTATGCGGGATTCGGCGAGGACCGCCAAAGGTGGCGGGATGTCGGCATCAGGATCACCGGCCCTGCGGTTCTCGAATTGCAACGGCTGTTCTGCGAGAACTGGGCGGATGAAACCGGTGCAAATCCTGCCGGATGCGATCGAATCCCTTCAAGGCTGCCGCAGGGGGGCGATGCGACGGTGCATATCGTCAGCGGCGGACCGCACCATACCCGTTCCTTTATCCGCAATGCGTTCCGACTGGCCATTGCCGGTGCCTCTCGCAGCATCACCATTGCCAACCCCTACTTCGTCCCCGGCCCCCGTCTGATCCGCTCCCTGTTACGCGCTTCTCGGCGTGGGGTGCGCATTCGCCTGATTCTCCCGGCGGTGAACGATGTCCCGCTGGTCAGGCTGGTGAGCCGGAGTACCTACTCCTCTCTCTTGCGCGCCGGGATCGAGATCTACGAGCGGGAAGGGACTGTGCTCCATGCCAAGGTGATGAGTATTGACGGCTGCTGGTCTATCATCGGCTCCGCCAACCTGGATCAGCGGAGTTTCCACAGGAATTTCGAGGTCAACCTGATTGTAGACAGCCGTGCCTTCGGCTGCCAGGTGGACGTGATGCTCGGCATGGATCTGGCCAAGTCGAAACGGGTGATACTTGAAGAGCATGAGCGGCGAGGCTGGCTCATCCGCATGCTGGAGCGTCTCTGTTCCCCCATCAGCTGGTTCCTGTGA
- a CDS encoding response regulator, whose translation MGTHKHVGELLVEAGIITAKTLERALERQQGTGRRIGAILEDMGVVTEDELVDVMAAQLSMRTAKKIRGHAFPPAILALVTAEFAVEHTIFPLQLKDGMLAVAVADPTALDVLDDIARSTGHRVMAVLSSAEEITAAIREYYFKGEEVAKTSPCRILVVEDSPVVANVIKAALEREGFEVLQAADGVEGLKAALSSMPCLILCDAVMPRMDGFGLRRALAAQAETADTPVILLTSKASPEEEQKALSSGFFDFIAKPVNAVRIISRIRRALAMTAKNR comes from the coding sequence TTGGGAACTCATAAGCATGTGGGAGAACTGCTGGTGGAGGCCGGTATCATTACCGCAAAGACCCTGGAACGTGCCTTGGAGCGCCAGCAGGGAACCGGTCGACGGATCGGGGCCATCCTGGAGGATATGGGGGTCGTCACCGAGGACGAACTCGTTGACGTGATGGCAGCGCAGCTTTCCATGCGCACCGCGAAAAAGATCCGGGGGCATGCCTTTCCGCCCGCAATTCTCGCCCTGGTGACTGCCGAATTTGCCGTGGAGCATACCATTTTCCCCCTGCAATTGAAGGACGGCATGCTGGCAGTGGCCGTGGCAGACCCTACCGCACTGGACGTGCTCGACGACATTGCCCGGAGCACCGGCCACCGGGTCATGGCGGTCCTCTCCTCAGCCGAGGAGATCACGGCGGCGATACGGGAATACTATTTCAAGGGGGAAGAGGTTGCCAAGACCTCACCCTGTCGCATCCTCGTGGTCGAAGATTCGCCGGTGGTGGCCAATGTGATCAAAGCGGCATTGGAGCGGGAGGGGTTCGAGGTGCTGCAGGCTGCCGACGGGGTCGAAGGGTTGAAGGCTGCCCTAAGCAGCATGCCTTGTCTGATCCTCTGCGATGCGGTGATGCCGCGCATGGACGGTTTCGGGCTGAGACGGGCGTTGGCAGCCCAGGCGGAAACCGCGGATACGCCGGTGATCCTGCTTACGTCCAAGGCGTCACCCGAGGAGGAGCAGAAAGCGCTCTCCTCGGGGTTCTTCGACTTCATTGCCAAGCCGGTCAACGCAGTAAGAATCATCTCCCGCATCAGGCGCGCCTTGGCGATGACGGCGAAGAATCGCTGA
- a CDS encoding FtsX-like permease family protein, producing MDMLQTLKIALRALRTNKMRSFLTMLGIIIGIAAVIAMMAVGAGASHVIAQQIASIGSNIILVIPGSTTSGGIRVGSGSTQTLTSDDVKAIMSECPSVEFAAPSVRTTSQVIYGNMNWSTVVLGTTPELFDIREWGVVNGRSIGQQDVDSAAKVCLLGQTVAENLFGEEDPVGKIVRIKKVPFTVIGVLERKGQSPQGQDQDDSIFVPLKTAQRNLVRSQFTNTVGAVLVKAKSEELLDKAEQEVQSLLNQRHRITNGKEPDYTIRNLSEILAVAEQSSRAMSLLLGSVASISLIVGGIGIMNIMLVSVTERTREIGIRMAIGARRNDILMQFMTEAVLLTMIGGIIGIGLGAGGAMVVSKMLEWPTLISVQSVTIAFLFSAAVGIFFGFYPARKAARLNPIDALRYE from the coding sequence ATGGATATGCTACAAACCCTGAAAATTGCCCTGCGTGCCCTCCGCACGAACAAGATGCGCTCATTCCTGACCATGCTGGGGATCATAATCGGCATCGCCGCTGTCATTGCCATGATGGCTGTCGGTGCCGGTGCAAGCCACGTCATTGCCCAGCAGATAGCAAGTATCGGCAGCAACATCATCCTCGTCATTCCCGGCTCCACCACCAGTGGCGGTATCCGAGTAGGAAGCGGCTCGACCCAGACACTCACCAGCGACGACGTGAAGGCGATCATGTCCGAGTGCCCGTCGGTGGAATTTGCTGCCCCCTCGGTCAGGACCACCTCCCAGGTGATCTATGGCAATATGAACTGGTCGACCGTGGTCTTGGGGACAACCCCCGAATTGTTCGACATCAGGGAATGGGGAGTCGTAAACGGCAGGAGCATTGGGCAGCAGGATGTGGATAGCGCTGCCAAGGTATGCCTCCTTGGACAGACCGTCGCGGAGAACCTTTTCGGCGAGGAAGACCCGGTAGGTAAGATCGTCCGCATCAAGAAGGTCCCCTTTACCGTTATCGGGGTTCTCGAACGGAAGGGGCAGTCACCTCAGGGGCAGGACCAGGACGATTCGATCTTTGTACCGCTTAAGACGGCGCAACGCAACCTTGTCCGCTCCCAGTTCACCAACACCGTTGGTGCGGTTCTGGTGAAGGCAAAAAGTGAGGAGCTCCTCGACAAGGCCGAGCAGGAGGTTCAATCCCTGCTCAACCAGCGCCATCGGATAACGAACGGCAAAGAACCGGACTACACGATCCGCAACCTGTCGGAAATCCTGGCCGTCGCAGAGCAGTCATCCAGAGCAATGTCCCTGTTGCTCGGGTCGGTCGCATCCATCTCGCTCATTGTGGGGGGGATCGGCATCATGAACATCATGCTGGTCTCGGTCACCGAGAGGACCAGGGAGATCGGCATCCGAATGGCAATCGGAGCGCGGCGCAACGACATCCTCATGCAGTTCATGACCGAAGCGGTGCTGTTGACGATGATCGGCGGTATAATCGGGATCGGATTGGGGGCAGGCGGGGCCATGGTTGTGTCAAAAATGCTCGAATGGCCGACCTTGATCTCGGTCCAGTCGGTTACCATCGCCTTCCTGTTCTCTGCTGCAGTCGGAATTTTCTTTGGATTCTATCCCGCTCGCAAGGCAGCCAGACTCAATCCGATTGACGCCCTTCGCTACGAGTGA
- a CDS encoding ATP-binding cassette domain-containing protein gives MDSVISLTDIRRVFTMGDQQFEALKGVSFSVSAGEFVAIMGASGSGKSTCMNILGCLDRPTTGEYRLDGVDVGSMNHDQLADIRNSKLGFVFQGFNLLSRTPAVENVELPLVYAKVPAKERRQRALAAMEHVGLNGKENNHPSQLSGGQQQRVAIARALVNSPAVILADEPTGNLDSATSEEIMNLFNELNRNGITIIMVTHEPDVAAHAARRITFRDGSIIADTRA, from the coding sequence GTGGATTCAGTCATTTCATTAACAGATATCCGTCGCGTTTTCACGATGGGGGACCAGCAGTTCGAAGCGCTGAAAGGGGTATCCTTCAGCGTTTCCGCAGGGGAATTTGTCGCCATCATGGGGGCATCGGGCAGCGGCAAATCAACCTGCATGAATATCCTCGGCTGCCTCGACCGCCCGACTACCGGGGAATACCGGCTGGACGGAGTGGATGTGGGCTCCATGAACCACGACCAGTTGGCCGACATCCGCAACAGCAAACTCGGCTTTGTCTTCCAGGGATTCAATCTGCTGTCTCGCACACCGGCTGTGGAGAATGTCGAGCTCCCGCTCGTCTACGCAAAGGTTCCGGCAAAGGAACGCCGACAGAGAGCACTGGCCGCCATGGAACACGTCGGCCTCAACGGCAAGGAAAACAACCATCCGAGCCAGCTCTCCGGGGGGCAGCAACAGCGCGTCGCCATTGCACGGGCACTGGTGAACTCGCCAGCGGTCATACTCGCCGATGAGCCGACGGGGAATCTCGACAGTGCCACCAGCGAGGAGATCATGAATCTGTTCAATGAACTCAACCGGAACGGCATCACCATCATCATGGTCACGCATGAACCTGATGTAGCTGCCCATGCTGCCCGGCGGATCACCTTCCGCGACGGCAGCATCATCGCAGACACCCGAGCCTAG
- a CDS encoding efflux RND transporter periplasmic adaptor subunit → MKKIAVIAVVLALIAGIGFYFVKNRNPEISYRTAKLERGTIVATVAATGNLSAVTTVQVGTQVSGTIQKLYADYNSRVRKGQAIAEIDPSLFNAAVEQARGNALNAEANLLKAKVTLADAERTLTRNKKLLADGIISQGDYDVAETAYLSAKASIKATEGSVAQTKGALLQARTNLRYSVIRSPVDGIVISRAVDVGQTVAASFQTPTLFTIAQDLTKMQIETSVDEADISRVRVGQDTTFTVDAYPEQSFVGKVVQVRSAPVVTQNVVTYVVVINVDNKELKLKPGMTANVSIEVGKKVDALKLPPAALRFKPKIKGEEQKEKKSASLQQQGGKPGRKDKGLQVYVLKENKPIAVSIKTGIGNNSSIELVEGALKEGDEVIIEQLGGDTKKKSGAAMGGSPMGPRPH, encoded by the coding sequence ATGAAGAAAATCGCTGTAATCGCCGTCGTTCTTGCACTCATAGCCGGAATCGGCTTCTATTTTGTCAAAAACAGGAATCCGGAGATATCGTACCGCACGGCCAAGCTGGAACGGGGGACCATCGTAGCCACGGTAGCGGCAACCGGGAACCTGAGCGCTGTTACCACGGTGCAGGTGGGAACCCAGGTGTCGGGAACCATCCAGAAGCTCTACGCGGATTACAACTCCAGAGTGCGCAAGGGTCAGGCCATTGCAGAGATAGATCCGTCCCTGTTCAATGCCGCGGTCGAACAGGCCAGAGGCAATGCATTGAATGCCGAGGCAAACCTTCTGAAGGCAAAGGTGACCCTTGCAGATGCCGAGCGGACCCTGACACGCAACAAGAAACTGCTGGCTGACGGGATCATTTCCCAGGGGGATTACGACGTGGCGGAAACCGCCTACCTTTCAGCCAAGGCATCGATCAAGGCAACCGAGGGAAGCGTTGCCCAGACAAAAGGAGCCCTGCTCCAGGCCAGGACCAATCTCCGCTACTCCGTCATCCGCTCTCCCGTCGACGGAATCGTCATCTCCCGAGCCGTCGATGTCGGCCAGACAGTGGCCGCTTCCTTCCAGACCCCTACCCTGTTCACCATCGCCCAGGATCTCACCAAGATGCAGATCGAGACCAGCGTCGACGAGGCCGATATCAGCCGCGTCAGGGTCGGCCAGGATACGACGTTCACCGTGGATGCCTATCCCGAGCAGTCCTTTGTCGGAAAGGTCGTCCAGGTTCGCAGTGCGCCCGTGGTTACCCAAAACGTCGTCACCTACGTTGTCGTGATCAACGTCGACAACAAAGAATTGAAACTCAAACCCGGCATGACCGCCAATGTCTCCATTGAGGTCGGGAAAAAGGTGGACGCGCTGAAACTCCCGCCAGCGGCCCTGCGTTTCAAGCCCAAGATAAAAGGTGAAGAACAGAAAGAGAAAAAGTCTGCCTCATTACAACAGCAGGGTGGAAAACCGGGACGCAAAGACAAGGGGCTGCAGGTATATGTCCTGAAAGAGAACAAGCCGATAGCCGTATCGATAAAAACCGGCATCGGCAACAACAGCAGCATCGAACTCGTGGAAGGCGCCCTGAAAGAGGGTGACGAAGTCATCATCGAACAACTGGGCGGAGACACGAAAAAGAAATCGGGCGCCGCAATGGGAGGCTCACCGATGGGGCCACGGCCTCATTGA